Proteins co-encoded in one Nonlabens agnitus genomic window:
- the dnaA gene encoding chromosomal replication initiator protein DnaA, with the protein MTSTAESVWENCLEFIKDNINPQAYKTWFLPIKAVKLTDTALSIQVPSRFFYEWLEEHYIKLLKTALTKELGEGAKLIYAIRMENTLKGMEPFTEKIPSSNRTFQNSQTVDAPVRSKSPELKNPFIIPGIRNVKIESQLNPSYNFDTFLEGDSNRLARSAGMAVSNKPGGTSFNPLLIFGGVGLGKTHLAHAIGVGIKENYPDKTVLYISAEKFTQQFIESVRKNNRNDFIHFYQIVDVLIVDDIQFFAGKAGTQDVFFHIFNHLHQNGKQVILTSDKKPVDMQDIEQRLLSRFKWGLSAELNHPDYETRVSIIKNKLYRDGVEMEEDIINYLADNIKTNIRELEGAIISLIAHSSFNHKDITIELAKKIVENYVKNTKREVSIDQIQKVVSDYFQMDVETLQSKTRKRHIVQARQLAMYFSKKMTKASLASIGSKIGKRDHATVLHACKTVDNLASTDKQFNKYVEDLRKKLAN; encoded by the coding sequence ATGACATCGACGGCAGAATCGGTATGGGAAAATTGTCTTGAATTCATAAAGGATAATATCAACCCACAAGCCTACAAAACTTGGTTTTTACCCATCAAGGCAGTAAAGCTAACTGATACAGCGTTGAGTATACAAGTTCCCAGCCGTTTTTTCTATGAATGGCTCGAAGAACACTACATCAAATTGCTTAAAACAGCCCTTACAAAAGAGCTAGGTGAAGGAGCTAAATTGATATACGCCATTAGAATGGAGAATACCTTAAAAGGTATGGAACCATTCACCGAAAAAATACCCAGCAGCAACCGTACATTTCAAAATTCACAAACGGTTGACGCTCCTGTACGCAGTAAAAGTCCAGAACTTAAGAATCCGTTTATTATTCCTGGAATACGTAATGTAAAGATTGAGTCTCAACTCAATCCTTCTTATAATTTTGATACGTTTCTAGAAGGTGATTCGAACAGACTTGCACGTAGTGCTGGTATGGCAGTTTCCAACAAACCAGGTGGAACGTCATTTAATCCATTATTGATTTTTGGTGGTGTCGGTCTAGGAAAAACTCACCTTGCTCATGCCATAGGTGTTGGTATCAAGGAAAATTACCCAGATAAAACGGTTCTATATATAAGTGCTGAAAAGTTTACCCAGCAGTTTATCGAGTCCGTACGTAAGAACAATAGAAATGACTTTATTCACTTCTATCAAATTGTAGATGTACTGATCGTGGATGACATCCAATTCTTTGCTGGTAAGGCAGGAACCCAAGATGTTTTCTTCCATATTTTCAATCACCTACATCAAAATGGTAAGCAAGTCATTCTAACGAGTGATAAGAAGCCCGTAGATATGCAGGACATCGAGCAGCGCTTACTTTCCAGATTCAAATGGGGTTTGAGTGCAGAGCTCAACCATCCAGATTATGAAACAAGAGTCTCCATCATCAAGAACAAATTGTATCGCGATGGTGTGGAAATGGAAGAAGACATCATCAATTATCTAGCAGATAACATCAAGACCAACATACGTGAGCTGGAAGGTGCCATTATCTCGTTGATTGCCCATTCTTCCTTTAACCATAAGGATATCACTATCGAATTGGCCAAAAAGATTGTTGAGAACTACGTAAAGAATACCAAACGTGAGGTAAGCATCGATCAGATCCAAAAAGTTGTGAGCGATTACTTCCAGATGGACGTTGAAACTCTACAATCCAAGACCCGCAAGCGTCATATTGTACAAGCACGTCAACTGGCGATGTACTTCTCAAAGAAAATGACCAAGGCATCACTTGCCAGCATTGGATCAAAAATAGGGAAACGCGACCACGCAACGGTTTTACATGCCTGTAAGACGGTTGACAACCTTGCTTCCACAGACAAACAATTTAATAAGTACGTAGAAGATCTGCGTAAAAAGCTGGCGAATTAA
- a CDS encoding acyl-CoA thioesterase has translation MKNSIIDIVPRYAETDQMGIVHHSNYLIYMEQARLDWLDALGFSYQKMEDSGVLLPVYQIDIKYKNPIKFGDEISVKTTLKNLPTTRVVFEYEITKKDGSLCATAELTLVFTDAKTFRPRKPIPEFLEKCKTLF, from the coding sequence ATGAAAAATTCGATCATCGACATTGTGCCAAGATATGCCGAAACCGACCAGATGGGAATCGTTCATCATTCTAACTATTTGATTTACATGGAGCAAGCTAGACTTGACTGGTTGGATGCTTTAGGCTTTTCTTATCAAAAAATGGAAGATTCTGGAGTGCTTTTACCTGTTTATCAAATAGATATAAAGTATAAAAATCCGATCAAGTTTGGGGACGAAATTTCTGTCAAAACTACCCTTAAGAATCTTCCTACAACAAGGGTCGTTTTTGAGTATGAAATCACAAAAAAGGACGGTTCCTTATGTGCCACGGCAGAGCTTACTTTAGTGTTCACAGATGCCAAAACCTTTAGACCTCGTAAACCAATTCCCGAATTTTTGGAAAAGTGTAAAACCCTGTTTTAA
- a CDS encoding low molecular weight protein-tyrosine-phosphatase, whose translation MKEQTSILMVCLGNICRSPLAEGLMRSKLNFTKFTVDSAGTSGGHKGEAPDKRSIEVAKRYDLDISQQRSRKLTPQDLENFDYIYVMDRSNYNDVMDLAQNDEQRAKIKKILEVPFPGDDLDVPDPYYGGDQGFENVYKMLDQATDAIAQQLNNH comes from the coding sequence ATGAAAGAGCAAACCTCCATTTTAATGGTGTGTTTGGGTAACATTTGCCGCTCGCCACTGGCGGAAGGTTTGATGCGATCTAAATTGAACTTTACCAAATTCACGGTGGACAGCGCTGGAACTAGCGGTGGCCATAAAGGCGAGGCGCCAGATAAGCGATCTATTGAAGTTGCCAAGCGCTACGATCTTGACATCTCGCAGCAACGCAGCCGCAAGCTGACACCACAGGATCTTGAAAACTTTGACTATATATATGTCATGGATAGGTCCAACTATAATGACGTGATGGACCTAGCTCAAAACGACGAGCAGCGCGCCAAGATCAAAAAGATTCTTGAAGTCCCTTTTCCAGGGGACGATCTCGATGTTCCAGATCCCTATTACGGCGGTGATCAAGGCTTTGAGAATGTCTACAAGATGCTGGATCAAGCCACTGATGCGATTGCACAGCAGCTTAACAACCACTAA
- a CDS encoding PIN domain-containing protein translates to MKDKCFVDSNIFIYALSIEDEIKRQAAIDLLQKRTKNYETFISIQIIKEVSNICLRKLNYSVNQVNRIIDLLSKHTVLNVSIDTVKKGLELYDTYSLSFYDSLIISSALESNCKVFFSEDMNHGESIAGLQIINPFQK, encoded by the coding sequence ATGAAAGATAAATGCTTTGTGGACTCAAACATCTTTATTTATGCGTTGAGTATTGAAGACGAAATAAAACGACAAGCTGCTATTGATTTACTTCAAAAACGGACTAAGAATTATGAAACGTTCATTTCCATTCAAATCATTAAAGAAGTAAGTAATATTTGTCTGCGAAAGTTAAACTACTCTGTTAATCAAGTAAATCGGATTATTGACTTACTTAGTAAACATACCGTCTTGAATGTATCCATCGATACCGTCAAGAAAGGCCTAGAGCTTTACGATACCTATAGTCTATCATTTTACGACTCACTAATTATTTCTTCGGCATTGGAAAGTAATTGTAAGGTGTTTTTCTCAGAAGACATGAATCATGGAGAATCTATTGCTGGCCTTCAAATCATTAACCCATTCCAAAAATAA
- a CDS encoding AMP-binding protein: protein MIPEVHPEFQLNGRSLDHKGLMTVAYSYAKEGELWERQVGDFLLNWLDDFSYHTVFSSGSTGVPKEYRLEKKHMINSARMTGERFRISAGMDVLCCLPLSYVAGKLMMVRAIELGWHIDLVAPSKNPLDKATKRYDFTAMTAYQVKHSLDYLYKSRKIIIGGGPVDEALVESLKGRHTRAYHTYGMTETSTHVGIRELYPNHEEFFTALPRIKVRLNGADCLVVDAPDLAEEPVVTNDLAIIKNEKMFKILGRTDNVIITGGIKIHPESVQNKLSKFIDNRFFISSEPEKALGQQVVIYVEGEEIDLESAFAKAKLDRFEKPRKVIFVKQFAETHTAKVDRKAIIAKYGNK from the coding sequence ATGATTCCAGAAGTACACCCAGAATTCCAATTAAACGGTAGGTCACTTGACCATAAAGGTCTCATGACCGTTGCCTATAGTTATGCCAAAGAAGGTGAACTGTGGGAACGTCAAGTAGGTGATTTTCTATTGAACTGGCTGGATGATTTTTCCTATCATACAGTATTCTCCAGTGGCTCTACTGGCGTGCCTAAAGAATATAGACTGGAGAAAAAGCACATGATCAACAGTGCACGCATGACTGGCGAGCGTTTTAGAATAAGTGCAGGAATGGATGTGTTGTGCTGTTTGCCGTTAAGCTATGTTGCCGGTAAACTAATGATGGTGCGGGCGATTGAATTAGGCTGGCACATCGACCTGGTGGCGCCGTCAAAAAATCCGCTGGATAAAGCGACCAAGCGTTATGATTTTACCGCGATGACCGCTTATCAAGTAAAACATTCCCTGGATTATTTATACAAAAGCCGAAAGATCATCATAGGTGGTGGACCGGTTGATGAAGCCCTAGTAGAAAGCCTAAAAGGTCGCCACACTAGAGCTTACCACACTTATGGAATGACTGAAACCAGCACGCACGTTGGCATACGCGAACTCTATCCCAATCATGAAGAATTCTTTACTGCCTTGCCCAGAATCAAGGTGCGCTTGAATGGTGCAGATTGCCTTGTGGTCGATGCTCCAGATCTTGCAGAAGAACCTGTGGTAACTAATGACCTGGCGATCATTAAGAATGAAAAAATGTTCAAGATTTTAGGAAGGACTGATAACGTCATCATCACTGGTGGTATCAAGATCCATCCAGAATCAGTTCAAAACAAGTTGTCCAAGTTTATCGATAACCGCTTTTTTATCTCTTCAGAGCCAGAAAAGGCTCTAGGTCAGCAAGTGGTTATTTATGTAGAAGGTGAAGAAATCGATTTGGAGTCCGCTTTCGCGAAAGCGAAACTAGACCGATTTGAAAAACCACGCAAAGTCATTTTTGTAAAGCAATTTGCCGAAACTCATACGGCAAAAGTGGACCGTAAAGCCATTATAGCAAAGTACGGAAACAAGTAA
- a CDS encoding pyridoxamine 5'-phosphate oxidase family protein — translation MLDDYFQDLKHELRGAMSKRNHPFKYAYLSTVDENLQPRARTIVIREVSEAINFTIFTDSRTTKVHQLQQNPRASLLFYHGKGLRQIRVDGILEPITDAQEVKRLFQKVSSKSIKDYTTQLPPGSPIKNPDHVEYVERSENYFLPLQLTPTSIELLQLKRPNHLRALYTIDNNEWQGQWLVP, via the coding sequence ATGCTAGACGACTATTTCCAAGACTTAAAACACGAATTGCGAGGTGCGATGAGTAAGCGCAATCATCCTTTCAAATACGCCTACTTATCCACCGTCGATGAGAATCTACAACCTCGAGCAAGAACTATCGTGATTAGAGAAGTGAGTGAAGCCATAAACTTCACCATTTTTACTGATTCGAGAACTACTAAGGTGCATCAATTGCAGCAAAACCCTAGAGCAAGTCTATTGTTTTACCACGGTAAAGGTTTACGTCAAATTAGGGTAGATGGAATTCTGGAACCTATTACAGATGCACAAGAAGTAAAACGCCTTTTCCAAAAAGTATCTTCTAAATCCATTAAAGATTACACGACCCAATTGCCGCCAGGATCACCCATAAAAAATCCTGATCATGTGGAATATGTAGAGCGATCAGAGAATTATTTCCTGCCATTACAACTCACGCCTACATCCATTGAGTTGCTACAACTCAAACGACCCAATCACTTGAGAGCGCTGTATACAATTGACAATAATGAATGGCAAGGTCAATGGCTGGTGCCTTAA
- a CDS encoding EamA family transporter has translation MIWLVLSVLTSSLLYVIFKYFKVFEVNTLHAIVINYMVAAVTGLLVFQGEISVTKIVNGNWFWFSIILGALFITVFNILALTSQKNGLSVAAVASKMSLIIPVVFGIWAYSESLGWLKIAGIVIALASVYLASLKSKNGLTIHKKELLLPALLFLSSGTIDTIIKYAEKNFVPDGDEPIFSAVCFVAAFGLGLLILVYEALNGRRLQLKSVVAGIALGIPNYFSIHFLIKALKNGMESSVFFPINHVGTVLFTTLLGYLLFKERLLVKNYWGIALAVVAIICIAFAKA, from the coding sequence ATGATCTGGCTCGTTCTAAGTGTTCTCACTTCCAGTTTGTTGTACGTGATCTTCAAATACTTTAAAGTATTTGAAGTCAATACTTTGCACGCTATTGTCATCAATTATATGGTTGCTGCCGTCACCGGATTACTGGTTTTTCAAGGTGAAATATCAGTGACCAAAATTGTCAACGGCAACTGGTTTTGGTTCTCCATTATTTTAGGCGCTCTATTCATTACCGTATTCAACATACTGGCATTAACCAGTCAAAAAAACGGATTGTCTGTCGCAGCAGTGGCTAGTAAAATGTCACTCATCATACCGGTAGTTTTTGGAATTTGGGCTTACAGCGAGAGCTTGGGATGGCTCAAGATTGCTGGAATAGTGATTGCCCTGGCGTCAGTATATCTGGCTTCGTTAAAATCTAAGAACGGCCTCACCATTCATAAAAAAGAATTGCTGCTACCAGCGCTGCTTTTTCTGAGCAGCGGCACGATCGACACCATCATCAAATATGCCGAAAAGAATTTCGTTCCAGATGGTGATGAACCTATTTTTAGTGCGGTTTGCTTTGTGGCTGCCTTCGGTTTAGGGTTGTTGATTTTGGTCTACGAGGCCTTAAATGGCAGGCGTTTGCAATTGAAATCCGTTGTGGCGGGAATAGCCTTGGGCATACCCAATTATTTCTCGATTCATTTTTTGATCAAGGCGCTGAAAAACGGCATGGAAAGCAGCGTTTTCTTTCCCATTAACCACGTGGGAACGGTTCTGTTCACCACGCTTTTGGGCTACCTGTTGTTCAAGGAACGTTTGCTGGTCAAGAATTACTGGGGCATTGCTCTTGCAGTGGTGGCTATAATTTGTATCGCTTTCGCGAAAGCGTAA
- a CDS encoding IMPACT family protein: MKDRYKTITSATEEILYKERGSKFYATAFPFTHEDQLNDILPSLRNKHPKAGHHCYAWKLGPTNDVYRSNDDGEPNHSAGDPILSQINAFEMSDVLVVVSRIFGGTKLGVGGLIQAYREAARLALDQTQIVERVITKDIIISFEYPQMSQVMRFVDEHSFNVKNQDLTETCKMTIGVPLNAVERTLEQLNAMYPITASV; encoded by the coding sequence ATGAAAGATCGTTACAAAACCATAACTTCAGCTACCGAGGAGATTCTTTACAAGGAACGTGGCAGTAAATTTTATGCTACCGCTTTTCCCTTTACCCATGAAGATCAGCTGAATGATATCCTACCATCGCTGCGCAACAAACACCCAAAAGCTGGACACCATTGCTATGCCTGGAAATTAGGCCCTACCAATGATGTATACCGCTCCAACGATGATGGCGAGCCCAACCATAGCGCTGGCGACCCTATCCTATCGCAAATCAATGCTTTTGAAATGAGTGATGTGCTGGTGGTGGTGAGTAGGATTTTTGGCGGGACGAAGCTTGGTGTAGGTGGTTTGATTCAAGCCTATCGCGAGGCCGCTAGATTGGCACTGGATCAGACACAGATCGTGGAACGTGTCATTACTAAAGACATTATCATCTCTTTTGAATATCCACAAATGAGCCAGGTCATGAGGTTTGTGGATGAGCATTCCTTTAATGTCAAAAATCAGGATCTTACCGAAACCTGTAAAATGACCATAGGTGTACCTCTCAATGCCGTGGAGCGAACTCTTGAGCAATTAAATGCTATGTATCCTATTACTGCTAGTGTTTAA
- the ligA gene encoding NAD-dependent DNA ligase LigA: MDPKTQIESLRKELREHNYNYYVKDDPSITDFEFDKKLEQLKTLEASHPEFFDASSPTVRVGGEVTKNFKTVKHINRMYSLDNSYSLEDLQDWETRLHKIVDGDIQYVCELKYDGASISLHYENGKFVQAVTRGDGTQGDDVTTNVRTIKSVPLQLKGDDIPKKFEIRGEIVLPWDGFHKMNKEREEQGLELYRNPRNTASGSLKLQDSAVVATRPLECLLYQLAGDNLPFETQFEALEAARKWGFKVPPQSTLVNGIDGVLEFVNHWDTARKDLPYETDGVVIKVNKLQHQEELGFTAKAPRWAMAYKFSAEQVSTRLQEITYQVGRTGAITPVANLEPVEISGTTVKRASLHNADQIEKLDIRVGDEVFVEKGGEIIPKIVAVDLLKRPEDSEPTVYATNCPECGTQLVRKEGEAQHYCPNDQSCPPQVKGRIQHFISRKAMDIDGIGSETVDQLVEAGLLHNYADLYDLKYEQIIPLERMAEKSATNMIAGIEASKEIPFERVLFALGIRYVGETVAKKLARHYKSMDQLVAIPEISKTDETDLFSDAVDDSAIEEQGDDEVHTERSRSGKAEKLQELSNIPEIGERIAESVVEFITDPASMAVVQRLRNAGLKFSLSEEELSSRSDALAGKSFVISGVFEMSRNDLKKMIENNGGKVSSSLSSKTDYLIRGENMGPSKLEKAEKLNIKMISEQEFLAMV; encoded by the coding sequence ATGGATCCCAAAACCCAAATAGAATCCCTAAGAAAGGAACTGCGTGAGCATAACTACAACTATTATGTGAAGGACGATCCATCCATTACAGACTTTGAGTTTGATAAGAAATTGGAACAACTCAAAACTTTAGAGGCCAGCCATCCCGAATTTTTTGATGCATCAAGCCCGACGGTAAGAGTTGGTGGCGAGGTCACCAAGAATTTCAAGACCGTCAAACACATCAACCGAATGTACTCTCTGGACAATTCCTACAGTCTGGAAGATTTACAGGATTGGGAAACGCGTCTGCACAAGATTGTAGATGGCGATATACAGTACGTTTGTGAGCTTAAATATGATGGTGCCAGTATTAGTTTGCACTATGAGAACGGCAAATTTGTCCAGGCCGTGACTCGTGGTGACGGTACACAAGGCGATGACGTTACCACTAACGTTCGTACAATCAAATCGGTACCGTTGCAATTGAAAGGCGATGATATTCCGAAAAAGTTTGAAATACGTGGAGAGATCGTGCTGCCATGGGATGGTTTTCACAAAATGAATAAAGAACGTGAGGAACAAGGACTGGAATTATACCGCAACCCACGCAACACCGCTAGCGGCAGCTTGAAATTACAAGATAGTGCTGTGGTCGCGACACGACCATTGGAATGTTTGTTGTATCAATTGGCCGGTGATAACTTGCCTTTTGAAACTCAATTTGAAGCACTGGAAGCTGCCAGAAAATGGGGTTTTAAAGTGCCGCCACAATCTACACTGGTTAATGGCATCGACGGGGTATTGGAATTTGTCAATCATTGGGATACGGCCAGAAAGGACTTGCCTTATGAAACAGATGGCGTGGTCATCAAGGTCAATAAATTGCAGCATCAGGAAGAACTAGGCTTCACGGCAAAAGCACCGCGCTGGGCAATGGCGTACAAGTTCAGTGCAGAACAGGTCTCGACCAGACTTCAAGAAATTACATATCAAGTAGGACGTACCGGTGCTATCACGCCAGTGGCCAACCTAGAACCAGTGGAAATTTCTGGAACTACGGTCAAACGCGCGAGTCTTCACAATGCAGACCAAATAGAAAAACTGGATATACGGGTAGGTGATGAAGTATTTGTGGAAAAAGGTGGTGAAATCATCCCTAAGATTGTCGCGGTAGATCTACTTAAAAGGCCAGAAGATTCCGAGCCAACGGTTTATGCGACCAACTGCCCAGAATGTGGTACCCAATTGGTACGTAAAGAAGGCGAGGCACAGCACTATTGCCCTAACGATCAAAGCTGCCCGCCGCAAGTCAAGGGTCGCATTCAACATTTTATATCTCGCAAAGCCATGGATATAGATGGCATAGGTTCTGAAACGGTGGACCAATTGGTAGAGGCTGGATTGCTACATAATTATGCTGATTTGTACGATCTGAAATACGAGCAAATCATCCCATTAGAGCGCATGGCAGAAAAGAGCGCGACCAATATGATTGCCGGTATCGAGGCCAGTAAAGAGATTCCTTTTGAGCGCGTGCTGTTTGCTTTGGGAATACGATATGTAGGCGAGACCGTTGCTAAAAAGTTAGCCAGACATTATAAATCCATGGACCAATTGGTCGCGATACCAGAGATTTCTAAAACCGATGAAACCGATTTGTTTAGTGATGCTGTGGATGATTCCGCTATCGAGGAGCAAGGCGACGATGAGGTTCACACTGAGCGTAGTCGAAGCGGGAAAGCAGAAAAACTTCAAGAACTAAGCAACATACCAGAGATAGGCGAGCGCATCGCAGAGTCTGTGGTAGAATTTATTACAGATCCTGCAAGTATGGCGGTAGTACAGCGGTTACGCAATGCTGGTTTGAAATTCTCATTGAGTGAAGAAGAACTATCCAGCAGGTCAGATGCGCTGGCAGGAAAAAGCTTTGTGATTTCTGGTGTTTTTGAAATGTCCAGAAATGATTTAAAAAAGATGATTGAAAACAATGGTGGTAAGGTAAGCAGCTCGCTATCCTCAAAAACTGATTACCTTATTCGTGGTGAAAATATGGGACCTTCAAAACTGGAAAAGGCTGAAAAGCTAAATATCAAGATGATTAGTGAGCAGGAGTTTCTCGCGATGGTGTGA
- the ribD gene encoding bifunctional diaminohydroxyphosphoribosylaminopyrimidine deaminase/5-amino-6-(5-phosphoribosylamino)uracil reductase RibD: protein MTRDEVYIQRCLQLAVNGLGTTYPNPLVGSVIVSDEGIVLGEGFHLKSGEPHAEVNAIAAAERNGYSTSDFEKATIYVNLEPCSHHGKTPPCASLIIEKKFKKVVIGTLDPHEKVAGKGAELLRAAGIEVITGILEEKCNDLNKRFFSYHKKQRPYIILKWAETADGFIAPATKKEQKPVWITNPYSRQHTHQSRAQENSILIGAQTALDDNPSLTVREWYGNNLIRIVLDSRNDLPENLNVFNEDAMTQILRRDSSEPENIIQDLYHLNIQSVIVEGGAKTLQQFIEKELWDEIHQYMGTTVYFKNGLKAPSIPNNASLQERMMIKDDVLKIFKQP from the coding sequence TTGACTAGAGACGAGGTTTACATACAACGATGCTTACAACTAGCCGTGAATGGTTTGGGAACCACTTATCCCAATCCGCTGGTTGGGTCTGTAATTGTGAGTGATGAAGGAATAGTTTTAGGCGAAGGTTTTCATTTAAAATCTGGAGAGCCACATGCCGAAGTCAACGCCATTGCAGCGGCAGAACGCAACGGCTATTCAACCTCTGATTTTGAAAAAGCCACCATCTATGTCAATCTAGAGCCTTGTTCCCATCACGGTAAGACGCCACCTTGCGCGTCTTTGATTATTGAAAAGAAGTTTAAAAAAGTGGTCATCGGCACTTTGGACCCGCATGAAAAAGTGGCCGGCAAAGGCGCAGAACTATTACGCGCAGCAGGTATTGAAGTCATTACAGGAATTCTTGAAGAGAAATGCAACGATCTGAACAAAAGATTCTTTAGCTACCACAAAAAACAGCGACCCTACATCATTCTGAAATGGGCCGAAACCGCAGATGGCTTCATTGCACCAGCCACTAAAAAAGAACAGAAACCTGTATGGATTACCAATCCATATTCCAGGCAACACACACACCAATCAAGAGCACAAGAAAATAGTATCCTCATAGGTGCGCAAACCGCACTGGATGATAATCCTAGCCTAACGGTACGTGAATGGTATGGGAACAACCTCATAAGAATCGTTTTGGACTCACGAAATGACTTACCCGAAAATCTAAATGTTTTTAACGAGGATGCGATGACCCAAATCCTGCGCAGAGACTCAAGTGAACCCGAAAACATCATTCAAGACCTGTATCACCTCAACATACAAAGCGTCATTGTTGAAGGTGGCGCCAAAACTTTGCAGCAGTTTATAGAAAAAGAACTTTGGGATGAGATCCATCAATATATGGGTACGACTGTTTACTTCAAAAATGGACTCAAAGCACCATCGATACCCAATAACGCTAGTCTGCAGGAACGCATGATGATCAAAGACGACGTCCTTAAAATTTTCAAGCAACCATGA
- a CDS encoding DUF6364 family protein, with translation MATKNLTIRLSDQLIEASKEYAKKQGKSLNEMIREFLERNVKKSSEQETPMDEWINFARENPAPYNKGYKFDRDEANER, from the coding sequence ATGGCAACAAAGAATTTAACTATTAGGCTGTCTGACCAATTGATTGAAGCCAGTAAAGAGTATGCAAAAAAGCAGGGCAAGTCATTGAATGAAATGATTCGCGAGTTTTTGGAACGTAACGTGAAAAAATCTTCAGAGCAGGAAACCCCTATGGATGAATGGATCAATTTTGCTAGAGAAAACCCTGCTCCTTATAATAAGGGTTACAAATTTGATAGAGATGAGGCCAATGAAAGATAA
- a CDS encoding GNAT family N-acetyltransferase gives MNIRKIQPKDNPAVRDIIQQTILEHNAPKEGTAYSDAATQSMYLEYQKPRHVYFVVEIDGKICGGAGIAPLANYPDGICELQKMYFLPEVRGKGYGKQLMNKCLEAAKAFKFSKVYLETMDNMYDAQGLYKRVGFELLTQPLGNTGHYSCPVQMIKNLD, from the coding sequence ATGAACATTAGAAAAATACAGCCTAAGGATAATCCTGCGGTACGCGATATTATCCAGCAAACCATTCTTGAGCACAACGCTCCTAAAGAAGGAACCGCATACAGCGACGCGGCAACCCAATCCATGTATCTGGAGTACCAAAAACCAAGACACGTGTATTTTGTGGTAGAAATAGATGGTAAAATATGCGGTGGTGCTGGAATTGCGCCATTAGCCAATTATCCAGATGGTATTTGCGAGTTGCAAAAAATGTACTTTTTACCTGAGGTTCGTGGTAAAGGATATGGTAAGCAGTTGATGAATAAGTGCTTGGAAGCTGCAAAAGCTTTTAAATTTTCAAAAGTCTATCTGGAAACCATGGACAATATGTACGATGCTCAAGGATTGTATAAACGAGTAGGCTTTGAACTGTTGACCCAACCGCTGGGAAATACGGGTCATTACAGCTGTCCGGTGCAAATGATCAAAAATCTGGATTAA
- the prmC gene encoding peptide chain release factor N(5)-glutamine methyltransferase translates to MTLRQLRDIYVSRLVDLYPENEIVSIFKIVCEDLLYMSKSDIMIRGEEPLSHLKEEILLRSLETLLAGTPVQHITGIGHFYDHEFKVNEHTLIPRQETEELVQWILDDHKGKQINSILDIGTGSGCIGVSLGNAFAKANSLKSSTKIILLDLSKNALQVAASNAEAISPEVNFELIHQDILATEKLEPFDIIVSNPPYVRELEKPELHKNVLDFDPEMALFVENEDPLVFYRKILELAKDHNNPLVYFEINQYLSKEMKQLAIQLDYKHELRKDLNGNWRMMKCWK, encoded by the coding sequence ATGACGCTACGACAATTACGGGATATTTACGTGAGTAGACTGGTAGATCTTTATCCAGAAAATGAGATCGTTTCGATCTTCAAGATCGTTTGTGAGGATTTGCTGTACATGAGCAAGTCAGACATTATGATAAGAGGTGAAGAGCCATTGTCACATTTGAAGGAAGAAATCTTGCTCAGGTCTCTGGAAACCTTACTTGCCGGCACGCCAGTACAGCATATCACGGGAATTGGTCATTTTTATGATCATGAATTCAAGGTCAACGAACATACCTTGATACCACGCCAGGAAACGGAAGAACTCGTCCAGTGGATCCTTGACGACCACAAGGGAAAACAAATTAATTCCATTTTGGATATAGGTACAGGTAGCGGTTGTATAGGGGTTAGTTTGGGTAACGCTTTCGCGAAAGCGAACTCCCTAAAATCTTCTACTAAAATCATACTTTTGGACCTGTCCAAAAATGCCTTACAAGTGGCAGCCTCAAACGCAGAAGCTATTTCGCCAGAGGTAAATTTTGAACTCATACATCAAGACATTTTAGCCACAGAAAAGCTGGAACCTTTTGATATTATCGTTAGTAATCCACCGTATGTGCGAGAGTTGGAAAAGCCAGAATTACATAAAAACGTTTTAGATTTTGATCCAGAGATGGCATTGTTCGTTGAGAATGAAGATCCGCTGGTGTTTTATAGAAAGATTCTTGAGTTGGCCAAGGATCATAACAATCCGTTAGTGTATTTTGAGATCAACCAATATTTGTCAAAAGAGATGAAACAGCTTGCGATCCAGTTGGATTATAAGCACGAATTACGCAAAGACTTAAATGGCAACTGGCGCATGATGAAGTGCTGGAAGTGA